The following proteins are encoded in a genomic region of Agromyces sp. CF514:
- a CDS encoding ABC transporter permease has translation MSTVTEHHKVAPQPDALATTVVVSWKVAIAYGVFTLVALALAVFAPREGDTTYRLVASDDDAIKIANISVPAMPALWTVVVLLAAITAYAVWATTAKRRVPLWVTVIFAVLFLFGFLTWAGAGATLPMIGLLFGSLSLAVPLIFGSLAGVMGERVGVVNIAIEGQLLAGAFSSAVVASAVASATGSPWIGLLSGSIGAMIAGMLVGMVLATFSIKYFVDQVIVGVVLNVLVTGLTSFFFSQVLSNNAAVLNSPPRFPRLPIPLLSDIPIIGPVFFRQTLVVYIMYIAVAAVYIGLFHTRWGLRLRAVGEHPQAADTVGINVNRTRFWNVALAGAIAGFGGTFFTIGSGIAFNKEMTAGAGFIALAAVIFGGWDPIRATLAALLFGFASNLQNTLSVIGSPVPSEFMLMLPYVVTIVAVAGLVGKVRGPAAAGKPYIKS, from the coding sequence GTGAGCACGGTCACCGAGCACCACAAGGTCGCACCCCAGCCCGACGCCCTCGCGACGACCGTCGTCGTGAGCTGGAAGGTCGCGATCGCCTACGGCGTCTTCACGCTCGTCGCGCTCGCCCTCGCGGTGTTCGCACCGCGCGAGGGCGACACGACCTACCGCCTGGTCGCCAGCGACGACGACGCCATCAAGATCGCGAACATCTCGGTGCCCGCCATGCCGGCACTCTGGACCGTCGTCGTGCTGCTCGCCGCCATCACCGCGTACGCGGTCTGGGCGACCACGGCGAAGCGGCGCGTGCCGCTCTGGGTGACCGTCATCTTCGCGGTGCTGTTCCTGTTCGGGTTCCTCACCTGGGCCGGCGCCGGCGCCACGCTGCCGATGATCGGCCTGCTCTTCGGCTCGCTCAGCCTCGCGGTACCGCTCATCTTCGGTTCCCTGGCGGGCGTCATGGGCGAGCGGGTCGGCGTCGTCAACATCGCGATCGAGGGCCAGCTGCTCGCCGGCGCGTTCTCGTCGGCCGTCGTCGCCTCGGCGGTGGCGTCCGCCACCGGATCGCCGTGGATCGGCCTGCTGTCGGGCTCCATCGGCGCGATGATCGCGGGCATGCTCGTCGGCATGGTGCTCGCGACCTTCTCGATCAAGTACTTCGTCGACCAGGTCATCGTGGGTGTCGTGCTGAACGTGCTCGTCACGGGCCTCACGAGCTTCTTCTTCTCGCAGGTGCTCTCGAACAACGCGGCCGTGCTGAACTCGCCGCCGCGGTTCCCGCGCCTGCCGATCCCGCTGCTCAGCGACATCCCCATCATCGGGCCGGTGTTCTTCCGCCAGACCCTGGTGGTCTACATCATGTACATCGCGGTGGCCGCGGTCTACATCGGCCTGTTCCACACCCGCTGGGGCCTCCGCCTCCGCGCGGTCGGCGAGCACCCGCAGGCGGCCGACACGGTCGGCATCAACGTGAACCGCACGCGCTTCTGGAACGTCGCGCTCGCGGGCGCGATCGCGGGCTTCGGCGGCACGTTCTTCACGATCGGCTCGGGCATCGCGTTCAACAAGGAGATGACCGCGGGTGCGGGCTTCATCGCCCTCGCCGCCGTCATCTTCGGCGGCTGGGACCCGATCAGGGCGACCCTCGCGGCCCTGCTGTTCGGCTTCGCGTCGAACCTGCAGAACACGCTCTCGGTCATCGGGTCTCCCGTGCCGAGCGAGTTCATGCTCATGCTGCCGTACGTCGTGACCATCGTCGCGGTCGCCGGCCTCGTCGGCAAGGTCCGCGGGCCGGCCGCGGCGGGCAAGCCGTACATCAAATCCTGA
- a CDS encoding cytidine deaminase: protein MTATDAIDWTDLRDRAREAMAKAYVPYSEFPVGAAAVVDDGRIVSGCNVENASYGVTLCAECSLVSALVMSGGGKLVAFSCVDGHGNVLMPCGRCRQLLYEHSADGMLLETVSGIKTIDEVLPDAFGPRQLAEFKGAGA, encoded by the coding sequence ATGACCGCAACGGATGCGATCGACTGGACCGACCTGCGCGACCGCGCACGCGAGGCGATGGCGAAGGCCTACGTGCCGTACTCCGAGTTCCCCGTCGGAGCCGCGGCGGTCGTCGACGATGGCCGCATCGTGAGCGGGTGCAACGTCGAGAACGCGTCGTACGGGGTGACCCTCTGCGCCGAATGCTCGCTCGTGTCGGCGCTCGTGATGTCGGGCGGTGGCAAGCTCGTCGCGTTCTCGTGCGTCGACGGCCACGGCAACGTGCTCATGCCCTGCGGCCGCTGCCGCCAGCTGCTGTACGAGCACTCGGCCGACGGCATGCTGCTCGAGACCGTCTCGGGCATCAAGACCATCGACGAGGTGCTGCCCGACGCGTTCGGTCCGCGGCAGCTCGCAGAATTCAAGGGAGCCGGCGCATGA
- a CDS encoding thymidine phosphorylase — protein sequence MSGIEAFDAVDLIRAKRDGHELDTPEIGWLVDAYTRGYVADEQMSAMTMAIFLNGMTRREIRDLTMAMIASGERMDFSGLGKPTSDKHSTGGVGDKITLPLMPLVASYGVAVPQLSGRGLGHTGGTLDKLESIPGWRADLTNEEMFAQLRDMGGVICAAGSGLAPADKKLYALRDITGTVEAIPLIASSIMSKKIAEGTGALVLDVKFGSGAFLQDIDRSRELARTMVALGEDAGVATSALITNMNVPLGLTIGNANEVRESVEVLAGGGPADVRALTVALAREMLDLAGVHDADVEAALDDGRAMDSWRAFVVAQGGDPDADLPVARETHTVVADRDGVLVEQQALPFGIAAWRLGAGRARKEDPVHHAAGIDLHAKPGDTVRKGEPLFTLLADEPARFARALDAVDGAYRIGDAGEPVLDGGPLIADRITR from the coding sequence ATGAGCGGCATCGAGGCATTCGACGCGGTCGATCTGATCCGCGCCAAGCGCGACGGGCACGAGCTCGACACGCCCGAGATCGGCTGGCTGGTCGACGCGTACACGCGAGGCTACGTCGCCGACGAGCAGATGTCGGCCATGACCATGGCGATCTTCCTCAACGGCATGACCCGACGCGAGATCCGCGACCTCACGATGGCGATGATCGCCTCGGGCGAGCGCATGGACTTCAGCGGGCTCGGCAAGCCGACGTCCGACAAGCACTCGACGGGTGGTGTCGGCGACAAGATCACGCTGCCGCTCATGCCGCTGGTCGCGAGCTACGGCGTCGCGGTTCCGCAGCTCTCGGGCCGAGGACTCGGGCACACGGGCGGCACGCTCGACAAGCTCGAGTCGATCCCGGGGTGGCGCGCCGACCTCACCAACGAGGAGATGTTCGCCCAGCTCCGCGACATGGGCGGCGTGATCTGCGCCGCCGGGTCGGGCCTCGCACCCGCGGACAAGAAGCTCTACGCCCTCCGCGACATCACGGGCACGGTCGAGGCGATCCCGTTGATCGCGAGCTCGATCATGTCCAAGAAGATCGCCGAGGGAACGGGCGCTCTCGTGCTCGACGTCAAGTTCGGCTCCGGCGCGTTCCTGCAGGACATCGACCGCTCGCGCGAGCTCGCCCGCACGATGGTCGCGCTCGGCGAAGACGCCGGCGTCGCGACATCCGCGCTCATCACGAACATGAACGTGCCCCTCGGGCTCACGATCGGCAACGCGAACGAGGTCCGCGAGTCGGTCGAGGTGCTCGCGGGCGGTGGGCCCGCAGATGTGCGGGCCCTGACGGTCGCGCTCGCACGCGAGATGCTCGATCTCGCCGGCGTGCACGACGCCGACGTCGAGGCCGCGCTCGACGACGGGCGGGCCATGGACTCCTGGCGCGCGTTCGTCGTCGCGCAGGGCGGCGACCCCGATGCCGACCTGCCCGTCGCACGGGAGACCCACACCGTGGTCGCCGACCGCGACGGCGTGCTCGTCGAGCAGCAGGCGCTGCCGTTCGGCATCGCGGCCTGGCGCCTGGGCGCCGGGCGCGCACGCAAGGAGGACCCGGTGCACCACGCCGCCGGAATCGACCTGCACGCCAAGCCCGGCGATACGGTGCGCAAGGGCGAGCCGCTCTTCACGCTGCTCGCCGACGAGCCCGCCCGGTTCGCCCGAGCGCTCGACGCGGTCGACGGCGCGTACCGCATCGGCGACGCCGGCGAGCCCGTGCTCGACGGCGGTCCGCTCATCGCCGACCGCATCACGCGCTGA
- a CDS encoding adenosine deaminase has translation MPTEYRLEGDGANIQALPKVSLHDHLDGGLRPQTIIELADAAGVDVPVHDADELGTWFADKADSGSLVEYLKTFDLTTAVMQTREGLTRVAREFVQDLAADGVVYGEIRWAPEQHLARGLSLDEAVEAVQAGLDAGIDDARNLGHAIRTGQLVTAMRHADRGLEIAELAVRHRDRGVVGFDIAGAEAGFPASRHRTAFDFLAGQYLPVTVHAGEADGLESIRSALFDGRALRLGHGVRLAEDLTIERQDDENTYVSLGPIAQWVRDREIALELSPSSNLQTGAIEAWGDELIDHPFDLLYQLGFRVTVNTDNRLQSATSLTRELALLADAFGYDLDDFETFQLNAAAAAFLPLDDRDELAEVIREGFDEA, from the coding sequence ATTCCGACGGAATACCGGCTCGAGGGCGACGGCGCGAACATCCAGGCTCTGCCGAAGGTGTCGCTGCACGACCACCTCGACGGGGGCCTGCGCCCGCAGACCATCATCGAGCTCGCCGACGCCGCCGGCGTCGACGTGCCCGTGCACGACGCCGACGAGCTCGGCACGTGGTTCGCCGACAAGGCCGACTCCGGCTCGCTCGTCGAGTACCTGAAGACGTTCGACCTGACGACGGCCGTCATGCAGACGCGCGAGGGACTCACACGGGTCGCCCGCGAGTTCGTGCAGGACCTCGCGGCCGATGGCGTCGTCTACGGCGAGATCCGCTGGGCGCCCGAGCAGCACCTCGCACGGGGCCTCAGCCTCGACGAGGCCGTCGAAGCCGTGCAGGCCGGGCTCGACGCGGGCATCGACGACGCCCGCAACCTTGGCCACGCGATCCGCACGGGTCAGCTCGTCACCGCCATGCGTCACGCCGACCGGGGGCTCGAGATCGCCGAACTCGCCGTCCGCCACCGCGACCGCGGCGTCGTCGGCTTCGACATCGCGGGCGCCGAGGCCGGCTTCCCGGCGAGCCGCCATCGCACGGCGTTCGACTTCCTGGCCGGCCAGTACCTGCCCGTCACCGTGCACGCGGGCGAGGCAGACGGCCTCGAGTCCATCCGCAGCGCACTCTTCGACGGCCGCGCCCTGCGGCTCGGTCACGGCGTGCGCCTCGCCGAAGACCTCACGATCGAGCGCCAGGACGACGAGAACACCTACGTCTCGCTCGGCCCGATCGCCCAGTGGGTGCGCGACCGCGAGATCGCGCTCGAACTCAGCCCGTCGTCCAACCTGCAGACCGGGGCGATCGAGGCCTGGGGCGACGAGCTCATCGACCACCCCTTCGACCTGCTCTACCAGCTCGGGTTCCGGGTCACGGTCAACACCGACAACCGCCTGCAGTCCGCGACGTCGCTCACCCGCGAGCTCGCACTGCTCGCCGACGCCTTCGGCTACGACCTCGACGACTTCGAGACGTTCCAGCTGAACGCCGCTGCGGCCGCGTTCCTGCCCCTCGACGACCGGGACGAACTCGCCGAGGTGATCCGCGAGGGCTTCGACGAAGCCTGA
- a CDS encoding PTS sugar transporter subunit IIA, which yields MTTTPLPDTAVVLGADVDDWRAAVRESGRALTRAKVTTPEYTERMIGVIEEFGAYVVIAPGLALAHARPGPDVLGEGLSVVTLATPVDFGHPHNDPVRVVIGLAVSNAEEHVASVARLANVFNDLAVIDRLAAATSPDEVRMLLGVQPEAGA from the coding sequence ATGACCACGACGCCACTGCCAGACACGGCGGTCGTCCTCGGCGCCGACGTCGACGACTGGCGCGCCGCGGTGCGCGAGTCCGGCCGTGCGCTCACGCGCGCCAAGGTGACCACGCCCGAGTACACCGAGCGCATGATCGGCGTGATCGAGGAGTTCGGCGCCTACGTGGTGATCGCCCCGGGTCTCGCCCTCGCGCACGCCCGCCCCGGCCCCGATGTGCTGGGCGAGGGACTCTCGGTCGTGACGCTCGCGACGCCGGTCGACTTCGGCCACCCGCACAACGACCCGGTTCGGGTCGTGATCGGCCTCGCCGTCTCGAATGCCGAGGAGCACGTGGCCTCGGTCGCGCGGCTCGCGAACGTCTTCAACGACCTCGCCGTCATCGATCGCCTGGCTGCCGCCACGAGCCCCGATGAGGTCCGCATGCTGCTCGGCGTCCAGCCGGAGGCGGGCGCATGA
- a CDS encoding PTS sugar transporter subunit IIB, whose amino-acid sequence MRIVAVCGEGIGTSAILKVNAERALDRLGLTASVDASDLASVADAAADAQVVLTSSELAAAVRERLGRTFAEIIEIVNYFDVEEIGTKLERSLG is encoded by the coding sequence ATGAGGATCGTCGCGGTCTGCGGCGAGGGCATCGGTACTTCGGCGATCCTCAAGGTCAACGCCGAGCGCGCCCTCGACCGGCTCGGCCTCACGGCTTCCGTCGATGCGAGCGACCTCGCCTCGGTGGCGGATGCCGCAGCCGACGCCCAGGTCGTGCTCACGTCGAGCGAGCTCGCCGCAGCCGTGCGCGAACGCCTGGGGCGCACGTTCGCCGAGATCATCGAGATCGTCAACTACTTCGACGTCGAGGAGATCGGCACGAAGCTCGAGCGCTCGCTCGGCTGA